A genome region from Scomber japonicus isolate fScoJap1 chromosome 15, fScoJap1.pri, whole genome shotgun sequence includes the following:
- the rad21b gene encoding RAD21 cohesin complex component b, with protein MFYAHFVLSKRGPLAKIWLAAHWDKKLTKAHVFECNLESSVESIISPKVKMALRTSGHLLLGVVRIYHRKAKYLLADCNEAFIKIKMAFRPGVVDLPEENREAAYNAITLPEEFHDFDQPLPDLDDIDVAQQFNLNQSRVEEITMREEVGNLNLLQDNDFADFGMDDREMMREESAFEVDIMGASASNLLLEAEAVTNQMADKSNHLEYDDQYKDDFGDNPMESNEGGMLVDKLLSNEDGGGIFDDPPAIAESVMMPQDHGDDDDDFDALSAGAPDSPESGPTEPLPAMADQTEQTTLVHNEEETFALEPIDITVKETKAKRKRKLIVDSVKELDSKTIRAQLSDYSDIVTTLDLAPPTKKLMMWKETGGVEKLFSLPAQPLWNARLLKMFTRCLTPLVPDELRKRRKGGEADSLDEFLKDLENPEVPREETAGHQQRDIMDQTIMEEASVLQTSAVEGSRTTLDESAMPPPSSQRGLKRKAQDTEPALPQQQGSRSSAVSQQLEPSNAELPPEETTNISQLIDLDLLGEKDKKKGDDDSDDEEEEGQGGDQDQEERRWNKRTQQMLHGLQRVMAKTGAQSVSLLDLCRNNNKKQAAAKFYSFLVLKKQQAVELVQEEPYSDIVATPGPRFHII; from the exons ATGTTTTACGCCCACTTTGTCCTCAGCAAACGTGGGCCGCTGGCCAAAATCTGGCTGGCGGCCCACTGGGACAAGAAGCTGACCAAGGCACATGTGTTTGAGTGCAATCTGGAGAGCAGCGTGGAGAGCATCATCTCACCCAAG GTGAAGATGGCTTTGAGGACATCAGGGCATCTGCTGCTGGGGGTGGTGAGGATCTACCACAGGAAGGCCAAGTATCTGCTGGCAGACTGTAACGAGGCCTTCATTAAAATCAAGATGGCGTTTAGACCAG GTGTGGTGGATCTTCCAGAGGAGAACAGAGAGGCGGCGTACAACGCTATCACGCTACCTGAAGAGTTCCACGATTTTGACCAGCCGCTACCAGACCTCGA TGATATTGACGTGGCTCAGCAGTTCAACTTAAACCAGAGTAGAGTGGAGGAGATCACCATGAGAGAGGAGGTGGGGAACCTCAACCTGCTGCAGGACAATGACTTCG CTGACTTCGGGATGGACGATCGGGAGATGATGCGGGAGGAGAGCGCGTTCGAGGTGGACATCATGGGAGCGTCGGCCTCCAACCTGCTGCTTGAGGCTGAGGCTGTCACTAACCAGATGGCCGACAAGTCCAACCATCTGGAGTACGACGACCAGTACAAGGACGACTTCGGAGACAACCCCATGGAGAGCAATGAGGGAGGGATGCTGG tggacAAGCTGTTGAGTAACGAGGACGGAGGCGGCATATTCGATGACCCTCCTGCCATCGCAGAGAGTGTGATGATGCCTCAGGACCACGGGGACGACGACGACGATTTCGATGCTCTTTCAG CCGGCGCTCCAGATAGTCCAGAATCAGGCCCAACAGAGCCTCTACCTGCCATGGCTGACCAGACAGAACAGACCACCCTGGTTCATAACGAGGAAGAAACCTTCGCCCTGGAGCCCATCGACATCACAG TCAAGGAGACGAAGGCAAAGCGTAAGAGGAAGCTGATTGTGGACAGCGTGAAGGAGCTGGACAGTAAAACTATCCGCGCACAGCTGTCCGACTACTCAGACATCGTCACCACCCTGGacctggctcctcccaccaagaAGCTGATGATGTGGAAGGAGACCGGAGGAGTGGAGAAGCTGTTCTCCCTCCCTGCTCAGCCTCTGTGGAACGCCAGGCTGCTAAAG ATGTTCACAAGGTGTCTGACCCCGCTGGTACCAGACgagctgaggaagaggaggaaaggtggaGAGGCCGACAGTCTGGATGAGTTCCTCAAAGATCTGGAGAACCCTGAGGTGCCCAGAGAAGAAACAGCAGGCCACCAACAAAGAGACATCATGG ACCAGACCATCATGGAGGAGGCCAGCGTTCTGCAGACTTCAGCTGTGGAGGGCAGCAGGACGACCCTCGATGAGTCCGCCATGCCCCCTCCATCTTCACAACGTGGCCTGAAACGCAAGGCCCAGGACACAGAGCCAGCCCTGCCC cagcagcaggggtcCAGATCCTCTGCCGTGTCCCAGCAGCTGGAGCCGTCCAACGCGGAGCTGCCTCCAGAGGAGACCACTAACATCAGCCAGCTCATAGACTTGGATCTGCTGGGAgagaaggacaagaagaagggCGATGATGACTCTGATGACGAG gaggaggaggggcagggaggagaccaggaccaggaggaaaggaggtggaACAAAAGAACCCAACAGATGCTTCATGGCCTCCAG AGGGTGATGGCCAAAACAGGTGCACAGTCCGTCAGCCTGCTAGACCTCTGCAGGAACAATAACAAGAAGCAGGCGGCGGCCAAGTTCTACAGCTTCCTGGTGCTGAAGAAGCAGCAGGCGGTGGAGCTGGTGCAGGAGGAGCCTTACAGCGACATCGTAGCGACGCCAGGGCCTCGCTTCCACATCAtctaa
- the utp23 gene encoding rRNA-processing protein UTP23 homolog — MKIKRQKHAKKNISFYKFNFNFRQPFQILIDGTFCQAALKNKIQIKEQLPKYLMGEVQLCTTSCALKELESLKELYGAKLILQRFQVRRCPHFKDPVPASKCLLSMLEETNPHHYFVATQDHAVTTGLKKIPGVPLLYIILNTIVLDKPSQSTLDHVQAVQLGELVSPAQHQSIRSLKEEQGIKDGERRGKKRKRKQSNPNPLSCLKKKKKAGPTPPQKKTEQGEKRKRSRHKKRKTEGGDNTSAPSLSNP; from the exons ATGAAGATCAAGCGACAGAAACATGCCAAGAAGAACATCAGCTTCTACAAATTCAACTTTAACTTCAGGCAGCCTTTTCAGATCCTCATCGATGGGACTTTCTGTCAGGCTGCTCTGAAGAACAAGATCCAGATCAAAGAGCAGCTGCCCAAATACCTGATGGGGGAGGTCCAGCTGTGTACCACCAG CTGTGCTCTGAAAGAACTGGAGTCTCTGAAGGAGCTTTACGGGGCCAAACTCATCCTGCAGAGGTTCCAGGTGAGGAGATGTCCACATTTTAAGGATCCCGTTCCTGCCTCAAAGTGTCTGCTGTCCATGTTGGAGGAGACAAACCCACACCACTACTTTGTCGCCACACag GACCACGCGGTGACCACGGGCCTGAAGAAGATCCCCGGGGTTCCTCTGCTCTACATCATCCTCAACACCATCGTGCTGGACAAGCCGAGCCAGTCGACCCTAGACCACGTCCAGGCCGTCCAGCTGGGAGAGCTGGTGAGCCCGGCCCAGCATCAGAGCATCCGCAGCCTGAAAGAAGAGCAGGGCATCAAGGACGGAGAGAGAcgggggaagaagaggaagaggaaacagaGCAACCCGAACCCTCTGAGCtgcctgaagaagaagaagaaagcggGGCCGACACCGccgcagaaaaaaacagagcagggggagaagaggaaaaggagccGGCACAAGAAACGCAAGACGGAGGGAGGAGATAACACATCTGCACCTTCGCTCTCTAATCCATAA